One region of Intestinimonas massiliensis (ex Afouda et al. 2020) genomic DNA includes:
- a CDS encoding HAMP domain-containing sensor histidine kinase, with product MKSLYKRQFMLMAGVILISFALLGGAFVTLSYQYAVQEKRDSLGDNAKYIAQSFMRSLSTASTTLGQQNDYAVNIDTLAKVSDSYVIVTETDGLIFYSSDGSDGSNLAGGVVPSYMVSQVAATGSYSGMTDLGGIFPEKRFVAGTPILVQTIDFKTGQGLVVQDKLFGMVFVAAETASLTEMWRAFASIFFFTSIVVLLIAFITSSVTSLRQTKPLKEMAEAARKFGHGEFDVRVSGSCERCDEVGELATAFNAMADSLAKSEARRSEFVANISHELKTPMTTIAGFADGILDGTVPPEKQEAALKTISSETRRLSRLVRRMLDLSRLQSAEHVTAQEQFDVSEIMLRVLVSLEGKINSRHLDVDTQLPEEPVKVWGDPDAITQVCYNLLDNAIKFSAEGETLGIGVAAKGGKAYISVRNVGETIPPEELALVFDRFHKTDHSRSEDREGVGLGLYIVKTILDNHKENISVTSENGVTEFTFTLTLA from the coding sequence ATGAAAAGCCTCTATAAACGTCAATTTATGCTGATGGCGGGGGTCATTCTGATCTCCTTCGCCCTGCTGGGGGGCGCCTTCGTCACCCTCTCCTACCAGTACGCCGTCCAGGAGAAGCGGGACAGCCTGGGGGACAACGCCAAGTACATCGCCCAGTCCTTTATGCGCTCCCTGAGCACCGCCTCCACCACCCTGGGGCAGCAGAACGATTACGCCGTCAACATCGACACTCTGGCCAAGGTCTCCGACTCTTATGTCATTGTCACCGAGACCGACGGCCTGATCTTTTATTCCTCCGACGGCAGCGACGGGTCCAACCTGGCCGGCGGCGTGGTGCCCTCCTATATGGTCAGCCAGGTGGCCGCCACCGGGAGCTACTCCGGCATGACCGACCTGGGGGGCATCTTTCCGGAAAAGCGGTTCGTGGCCGGGACCCCCATCCTGGTGCAGACCATTGATTTTAAGACCGGCCAGGGCCTGGTGGTGCAGGATAAGCTGTTCGGCATGGTCTTTGTGGCCGCCGAGACTGCCAGCCTGACTGAGATGTGGCGGGCCTTCGCCAGCATCTTTTTCTTCACCTCCATCGTGGTGCTGCTCATCGCCTTTATCACCAGCTCGGTCACCTCTCTGCGGCAGACCAAGCCCCTGAAGGAGATGGCCGAGGCCGCCCGCAAGTTTGGCCACGGGGAGTTCGACGTGCGGGTGAGCGGCTCCTGCGAACGCTGCGACGAGGTGGGGGAGCTGGCCACCGCCTTCAACGCCATGGCGGACTCCCTGGCCAAGTCCGAGGCCCGGCGCAGCGAATTCGTGGCCAACATCTCCCATGAGCTCAAGACCCCCATGACCACCATCGCCGGCTTTGCCGACGGCATCCTGGACGGCACCGTCCCGCCGGAAAAGCAGGAGGCCGCCCTCAAGACCATCTCCTCCGAGACCCGGCGGCTGTCCCGCCTGGTGCGCCGGATGCTGGACCTGAGCCGCCTTCAGTCGGCCGAGCACGTGACCGCCCAGGAGCAGTTCGACGTCAGCGAGATCATGCTGCGGGTGCTGGTGAGCCTGGAGGGCAAGATCAATTCCCGCCATCTGGACGTGGACACCCAGCTCCCCGAGGAGCCCGTCAAGGTGTGGGGGGATCCGGACGCTATCACGCAGGTGTGCTACAATCTGCTGGATAACGCCATCAAGTTCTCCGCCGAGGGAGAGACCCTGGGCATCGGCGTGGCGGCCAAAGGGGGAAAGGCCTACATCTCGGTGCGCAATGTGGGTGAGACCATCCCTCCGGAGGAGCTGGCGCTGGTCTTTGACCGCTTCCACAAGACCGATCACTCCCGCAGCGAGGACCGGGAGGGCGTGGGGCTGGGGCTGTATATCGTCAAGACCATTCTGGACAACCACAAAGAAAACATCTCTGTCACCAGCGAAAATGGGGTGACGGAATTTACCTTTACGCTGACGCTGGCCTGA
- a CDS encoding biotin--[acetyl-CoA-carboxylase] ligase, which translates to MLEEEVLALLRGHGEGHLSGEAMSRTLAVSRAAVWKAVEALRRDGYQITSAPNRGYRLAGGPDRIRAGELAGALAGRTVGRELVCLETVDSTNTEVKRRAAAGAAEGLAVLAEEQTAGRGRRGRSFQSLSGKGLYLSILLRPAVSLADLSQLTAWTAVAVCRGIQACCGAEPQIKWTNDILLNGKKLCGVLTELELEAESAAPSHVVVGLGVNVSQTAADFGPELADIATSLKLEGFSVRRAELAGRILAALDDLYAAFPAGKADYLSDYRARCATTGREVLLLRGGAQVPAFAEAVDDDFGLVVRCPDGRRETVTSGEVSVRGLMGQYV; encoded by the coding sequence ATGCTGGAGGAAGAGGTCCTGGCGCTGCTGCGCGGCCATGGGGAGGGGCATCTCTCCGGAGAGGCCATGAGCCGCACTCTGGCGGTAAGCCGCGCGGCGGTGTGGAAGGCGGTGGAGGCCCTGCGGCGGGACGGCTACCAGATCACCTCCGCCCCCAATCGGGGCTACCGCCTCGCCGGCGGTCCCGACCGCATCCGGGCAGGCGAGCTGGCCGGAGCTCTGGCAGGCCGCACCGTCGGGCGGGAGCTGGTCTGTCTGGAGACGGTGGACTCCACCAACACCGAGGTCAAGCGCCGGGCCGCCGCCGGAGCGGCCGAGGGTCTGGCCGTTCTGGCCGAGGAGCAAACCGCCGGCCGGGGCCGTAGGGGGCGCTCCTTTCAGTCCCTTTCCGGCAAGGGACTTTACTTGTCTATCCTGCTGCGGCCGGCCGTCTCGCTGGCCGATCTGTCCCAGCTCACCGCCTGGACGGCGGTGGCGGTCTGCCGCGGCATCCAGGCCTGCTGCGGAGCGGAGCCCCAGATCAAGTGGACCAACGACATCCTTCTGAATGGAAAAAAGCTGTGCGGCGTCCTGACCGAGCTGGAGCTGGAGGCCGAGAGCGCCGCCCCGAGCCATGTGGTGGTGGGCCTTGGGGTCAACGTGAGTCAGACCGCCGCGGACTTTGGCCCGGAACTGGCCGATATCGCTACCTCGCTGAAGCTGGAGGGCTTTTCCGTCCGCCGTGCGGAGCTGGCGGGGCGGATCTTGGCCGCGCTGGACGACCTGTATGCCGCCTTCCCCGCCGGCAAGGCGGACTATCTGTCCGACTACCGGGCCCGGTGCGCCACCACGGGCCGTGAGGTGCTGCTGCTCCGGGGGGGCGCCCAGGTCCCCGCCTTCGCCGAGGCCGTCGACGACGACTTTGGCCTGGTGGTCCGCTGCCCCGACGGCCGCCGGGAGACCGTCACCTCCGGCGAGGTGTCGGTCCGGGGCCTGATGGGACAATATGTGTAA
- a CDS encoding PTS transporter subunit IIC has protein sequence MDKLNAFLQRKNIVISAKRYGIDALGAMAQGLFCSLLIGTIIKTLGQQLGVPFLVDIGGYASAMSGPAMAAAIGYALQAPPLVLFSLIAVGSAANGLGGAGGPLAVLVIAILAAEIGKAVSKETKVDILVTPLVTICAGVALSAWWAPAIGAAASAFGQLIKDTTVLQPFWMGIVVSVLVGIALTLPISSAAICAAFGLTGLAGGAAVAGCCAQMVGFAVLSFRENRWGGLVSQGIGTSMLQMPNIVRNPRIWLPAIVTSAITGPIATCVFRLEMNDPAGGVASGMGTCGLVGQIGVYAGWVSDVAAGIKPAITAFDWAGLVLVCFILPAVLCWALGLGCRRLGWIKEGDLTLS, from the coding sequence ATGGACAAGCTCAACGCCTTCCTCCAGCGCAAAAACATCGTCATCTCAGCCAAGCGATACGGCATCGACGCCCTGGGGGCCATGGCCCAGGGCCTGTTCTGCTCCCTGCTCATCGGCACCATCATCAAGACGCTGGGCCAGCAGCTCGGCGTCCCGTTCCTGGTGGACATCGGCGGCTACGCCTCGGCCATGTCCGGCCCCGCCATGGCCGCCGCCATCGGCTACGCCCTTCAGGCCCCTCCGCTGGTCCTCTTCTCCCTCATCGCCGTGGGCTCCGCCGCCAACGGCCTGGGCGGGGCCGGCGGCCCTCTGGCCGTACTCGTCATCGCCATCCTCGCCGCCGAGATTGGCAAGGCCGTCTCCAAGGAGACCAAGGTGGATATTCTGGTCACTCCCCTGGTGACCATCTGCGCGGGCGTGGCTCTGTCGGCCTGGTGGGCCCCCGCCATCGGGGCGGCGGCCTCCGCCTTTGGCCAGCTCATCAAGGACACCACCGTACTGCAACCCTTCTGGATGGGCATTGTCGTGTCCGTGCTGGTGGGCATCGCCCTGACCCTTCCCATCTCCTCCGCCGCCATCTGCGCCGCCTTCGGCCTCACCGGCCTGGCGGGAGGGGCGGCCGTGGCGGGCTGCTGCGCCCAGATGGTGGGCTTCGCCGTCCTGTCTTTCCGGGAAAATCGCTGGGGCGGCCTGGTAAGTCAGGGCATCGGCACCTCCATGCTCCAGATGCCCAACATCGTCCGCAATCCCCGCATCTGGCTCCCCGCCATCGTCACTTCCGCCATCACCGGCCCCATCGCCACTTGCGTCTTTCGGTTAGAGATGAACGACCCCGCCGGCGGCGTGGCTTCGGGCATGGGCACCTGCGGCCTGGTGGGGCAGATCGGCGTCTATGCCGGCTGGGTCAGCGACGTGGCCGCCGGCATCAAGCCCGCCATCACCGCCTTTGACTGGGCGGGGCTGGTCCTGGTCTGCTTCATCCTCCCCGCCGTACTCTGCTGGGCCCTGGGTCTGGGATGCCGGAGGCTGGGGTGGATTAAGGAGGGGGACCTGACCCTCTCCTGA
- a CDS encoding S1C family serine protease, translating into MLYYYDHTPQDDPAGTTAVLPAAEPEPTAPPEAPAAPPRRKKDRSERGAATLLAVLSLLLGGTAVLLALRAQPVALEALLPGTVQGQPGVRQPSVELVPAPELRRAPTGDGTVLTLAERPAEAAMSFQDIYKKVSPSVVFIRAATGQGIAQGTGVVMSADGYIITNAHVIEGSFRADVVLEDGGQYEALLVGSDAATDLAVLKIDAQGLTPAKFGDSDQMEVGDVVVAIGNPMGEELRGTMTDGILSAINRDMEVEGRQMTLLQTTAALNTGNSGGALINDMGQVIGITNMKLMAYNSTVEGLGFAIPSRTAKTVVDDLIGYGVVKGRPMLGITVRPLTAEERTGRSLDHGLWVEQVEEKSDAWTQGIRTGDVLLSANGVELSVNDDLLELKNALAVGETIRFCLWREGETLDITVELVEQYSLE; encoded by the coding sequence ATGCTTTATTACTATGACCACACGCCTCAGGACGACCCCGCCGGGACGACAGCGGTCCTGCCCGCGGCAGAGCCGGAACCGACCGCCCCGCCGGAGGCGCCGGCCGCCCCGCCGCGGCGGAAGAAAGACCGTTCCGAGCGGGGAGCGGCCACCCTGCTGGCCGTACTGTCTTTGCTGCTGGGCGGGACGGCGGTGCTGCTGGCGCTGCGGGCCCAGCCCGTGGCTCTGGAGGCGCTGCTGCCCGGAACCGTCCAGGGACAGCCCGGCGTCAGGCAGCCCTCCGTGGAGCTGGTGCCCGCGCCGGAGCTCCGGCGGGCCCCCACCGGGGACGGCACGGTCCTCACCCTGGCCGAGCGGCCCGCGGAGGCGGCTATGAGCTTTCAGGACATCTATAAAAAGGTGAGCCCCTCGGTGGTCTTTATCCGGGCCGCCACCGGACAGGGCATTGCCCAGGGCACCGGCGTGGTGATGTCCGCGGATGGATACATCATCACCAACGCCCACGTCATTGAAGGCAGCTTTCGGGCGGATGTGGTGCTGGAGGACGGCGGGCAGTACGAGGCCCTGCTGGTGGGCAGCGATGCGGCCACCGACCTGGCGGTGCTGAAGATCGACGCTCAGGGTCTGACGCCCGCCAAGTTCGGCGACTCCGACCAGATGGAGGTGGGGGACGTGGTGGTGGCCATCGGCAATCCCATGGGGGAGGAGCTGCGGGGCACCATGACGGACGGCATCCTCTCGGCCATTAACCGGGACATGGAGGTGGAGGGCCGGCAGATGACCCTGCTCCAGACCACCGCCGCCCTCAACACCGGCAATTCCGGCGGCGCGCTCATCAACGACATGGGTCAGGTCATCGGCATCACCAACATGAAGCTGATGGCCTACAACTCCACGGTAGAGGGGCTGGGCTTCGCCATCCCGTCCCGGACGGCCAAGACCGTGGTGGACGATCTGATCGGCTACGGTGTGGTAAAGGGGCGGCCCATGCTGGGGATCACCGTCCGGCCTCTCACCGCGGAAGAGAGAACCGGACGAAGCCTGGACCACGGCCTCTGGGTGGAGCAGGTGGAGGAGAAGTCCGATGCCTGGACCCAGGGCATCCGCACCGGCGATGTGCTGCTGTCCGCCAATGGGGTGGAGCTGTCGGTGAACGACGACCTGCTGGAGCTGAAAAACGCTCTGGCTGTGGGGGAGACCATCCGGTTTTGCCTCTGGCGGGAAGGGGAGACCCTGGATATCACGGTGGAGCTGGTGGAACAGTACAGCCTGGAATAA
- a CDS encoding RNA-binding S4 domain-containing protein — translation MRLDKWLKVSRLIKRRTVANEACDSQRVTANGRSVKASYDVKVGDVLEFRFGERVTRVEVLAVSEHAGKDDAPALYKEL, via the coding sequence ATGAGACTGGATAAATGGCTTAAGGTGTCCCGGCTCATCAAGCGCCGCACCGTGGCCAACGAGGCCTGCGACAGCCAGCGGGTGACCGCCAACGGCAGAAGCGTCAAGGCCTCCTATGATGTGAAGGTGGGCGATGTCCTGGAGTTCCGCTTCGGCGAGCGGGTGACCCGGGTGGAGGTGCTGGCCGTCAGCGAGCACGCGGGCAAGGACGACGCGCCCGCCCTGTATAAGGAGCTGTGA
- a CDS encoding transcription repressor NadR — translation MNAVQRREALSRCLTETLCPVSATALAQRFSVSRQIIVGDIALLRAAGANIVSTPRGYLVPREVGGRLRTLVCRHSAAELEPELNIMVDNGCTVIDVAVEHPVYGQLSGRLELSSRYDVGEFIRRVKEEGAKPLSVLTDGIHLHTLRCPDEDAFQRVRTALDAAGFLVKE, via the coding sequence ATGAATGCCGTCCAACGCCGGGAGGCCCTCTCCCGCTGCCTGACCGAGACCCTCTGCCCGGTGAGCGCCACCGCCCTGGCCCAGCGCTTTTCCGTCAGCCGCCAGATCATCGTGGGGGACATCGCCCTGCTCCGGGCGGCGGGAGCCAACATCGTCTCCACACCCCGGGGCTACCTGGTGCCCCGGGAGGTAGGCGGGCGGCTGCGCACGCTGGTCTGCCGTCACAGCGCCGCCGAGCTGGAGCCCGAGCTCAACATCATGGTGGACAACGGCTGCACCGTCATCGACGTGGCGGTAGAGCACCCGGTGTACGGCCAGCTCTCCGGGCGGCTGGAGCTCTCCTCCCGGTATGATGTGGGAGAATTTATACGCAGGGTAAAGGAGGAGGGGGCCAAACCCCTCAGCGTCCTCACCGACGGCATCCACCTGCACACCCTCCGCTGCCCGGACGAGGACGCCTTTCAACGTGTCCGGACCGCGCTGGATGCGGCGGGCTTTCTGGTGAAGGAGTAG
- the mazG gene encoding nucleoside triphosphate pyrophosphohydrolase, which produces MVDFQYKNSYGVRDLVEIVRILRQPGGCPWDREQDHHSIRRNLLEEAYEAAEAIDEDDPEHLREELGDVLLQVVFHARMEQEAGRFDLDAVADGICKKLIYRHPHVFGDVAVSGSGEVLQNWEELKRKEKHQETAADSVDSVARSLPGLWRAEKIQKKARKAGFDWPDVSGALDKLSEEVEELRTAVAEGSNIQEELGDLLFAAVNVSRFVQVDPEDALSGACDKFARRFRQVEQSAAERGQALEHMTLAEMDKLWDAAKEHEA; this is translated from the coding sequence ATGGTAGATTTCCAGTATAAGAATTCGTACGGTGTAAGGGACCTGGTGGAGATCGTCCGCATCCTGCGCCAGCCCGGGGGCTGCCCCTGGGACCGGGAACAGGATCACCACTCTATTCGCCGTAATCTCCTGGAGGAGGCCTACGAGGCCGCTGAGGCCATCGACGAGGACGACCCTGAGCATCTGCGGGAAGAGCTGGGGGATGTGCTGCTCCAGGTGGTTTTTCACGCCCGGATGGAGCAGGAGGCCGGCCGCTTCGACCTGGACGCGGTAGCCGACGGGATCTGTAAAAAGCTCATCTACCGCCACCCCCACGTGTTCGGGGATGTGGCGGTTTCCGGCAGCGGCGAGGTCCTCCAGAACTGGGAGGAGCTCAAGCGGAAGGAGAAGCATCAGGAGACCGCCGCTGACAGCGTGGACTCCGTGGCCAGAAGCCTGCCCGGGCTGTGGCGGGCGGAGAAGATCCAGAAAAAGGCCCGCAAGGCGGGCTTTGACTGGCCGGACGTCTCCGGTGCGCTGGACAAGCTCTCCGAGGAGGTGGAGGAGCTCAGGACCGCCGTAGCGGAGGGCTCCAACATCCAGGAGGAGCTGGGCGATTTGCTGTTCGCCGCCGTCAACGTCTCCCGCTTCGTGCAGGTGGACCCGGAGGACGCCCTGAGCGGGGCCTGCGACAAGTTCGCACGGCGGTTCCGGCAGGTGGAGCAGTCCGCCGCAGAGCGCGGACAAGCCTTGGAGCACATGACTTTGGCCGAAATGGACAAGCTATGGGATGCTGCCAAGGAGCATGAGGCTTAA
- a CDS encoding response regulator transcription factor: MARKVLIVEDDNNIAELLHLYLEKEGFETQVAPDGGKGVELYRSFHPELVLLDIMLPVMDGWSVLKKIRETDKTPVILLTAKGETNDKVQGLEGGADDYIVKPFEMKEVLARIHAVLRRYGAENGESEKKLSFDKLVINLDSYELVVDGRRIDTPPKELELLYHLAASPNRVFTRNQLLDEVWGFDYFGDSRTVDVHIKRLREKLEGISDQWSLKTVWGVGYKFEAVNA, encoded by the coding sequence ATGGCCCGGAAGGTCCTGATCGTGGAGGACGACAACAACATTGCCGAGCTGCTCCACCTCTATCTGGAGAAGGAGGGCTTCGAGACCCAGGTGGCTCCCGACGGCGGCAAGGGGGTGGAGCTGTACCGCTCCTTCCACCCCGAGCTGGTGCTGCTGGATATCATGCTCCCTGTCATGGACGGCTGGTCGGTCCTCAAGAAGATCCGGGAGACCGACAAGACCCCCGTCATCCTGCTCACCGCGAAGGGCGAGACCAACGACAAGGTGCAGGGCCTGGAGGGGGGCGCCGACGATTACATCGTCAAACCCTTTGAGATGAAGGAGGTCCTGGCCCGCATCCACGCCGTGCTGCGCCGTTACGGCGCCGAGAACGGCGAGAGCGAGAAGAAGCTCTCTTTTGATAAGCTGGTCATCAACCTGGATTCCTACGAGCTGGTGGTGGACGGCAGGCGCATCGACACCCCCCCCAAGGAGCTGGAGCTCCTCTACCATCTGGCGGCCTCCCCCAACCGGGTGTTCACCCGCAATCAGCTCCTGGATGAGGTGTGGGGCTTCGACTACTTCGGCGACTCCCGCACGGTGGACGTGCACATCAAGCGGCTGCGGGAGAAGCTGGAGGGCATCTCCGACCAGTGGTCCCTGAAGACGGTCTGGGGCGTGGGCTATAAGTTCGAGGCCGTCAATGCCTGA
- a CDS encoding cation diffusion facilitator family transporter: protein MTDWLVQRCIRRPEDGSDPAVRQAYGLLSGGVGIVLNLLLSAGKFVAGVLTGSIAVTADAFNNLSDAGSSVVTLVGFRMAAKRADDDHPFGHGRIEYLSGLAVAVAILVVGLELAKSSLEKVLHPVEVAFSWLSVGILCASILVKLWMFFFNRNLSRRIGSAAMMATATDSLSDAAATSAVLLGTLVGHFADLHIDGWVGILVAAFILRAGWGAAKDTLDPLLGQSPDPGLVRGIQETVLGRPEIVGMHDLVVHDYGPGRCMASLHAEVPMDADILAIHDVIDNLERELRRKLGVEVVIHMDPIAVGDPRTDALKAQVTELVRRIDPDMTIHDFRMTAGPEHTNLIFDVAVPYHCRLEDEQVQEAIGAAVKALPGNYYTVVSVDHVYADHKG from the coding sequence ATGACAGACTGGCTGGTCCAACGATGCATCCGGCGGCCGGAGGACGGCTCGGACCCCGCCGTGCGGCAGGCCTACGGCCTGCTGTCCGGCGGCGTGGGCATCGTGCTCAATCTGCTGCTGTCGGCGGGAAAGTTTGTCGCCGGTGTGCTGACGGGCTCCATCGCCGTCACAGCCGACGCCTTCAACAACCTGTCCGACGCGGGTTCCTCCGTGGTCACCCTGGTGGGCTTCCGCATGGCGGCCAAGCGGGCCGACGACGACCACCCCTTCGGCCACGGCCGTATCGAATACTTATCCGGCCTGGCCGTGGCGGTGGCCATCCTGGTGGTGGGCCTGGAGCTGGCCAAATCCTCCCTGGAGAAGGTCCTCCACCCGGTGGAGGTGGCCTTTTCCTGGCTGTCGGTGGGCATCCTGTGCGCCTCCATTCTGGTGAAGCTGTGGATGTTCTTCTTCAACCGGAACCTGAGCCGCCGCATCGGCTCGGCCGCCATGATGGCCACAGCCACCGACTCCCTCTCCGACGCCGCCGCCACCTCCGCTGTCCTGCTGGGCACGCTGGTGGGGCACTTTGCCGACCTGCACATCGACGGCTGGGTGGGCATTCTGGTGGCGGCGTTCATCCTGCGGGCGGGATGGGGGGCGGCCAAGGATACCCTGGACCCCCTGCTGGGCCAGAGCCCCGACCCGGGGCTGGTCCGGGGCATCCAGGAGACCGTGCTGGGCCGGCCGGAGATCGTGGGGATGCACGACCTGGTGGTCCACGACTACGGCCCCGGCCGGTGCATGGCCTCCCTCCACGCCGAGGTGCCCATGGACGCCGACATCCTCGCCATCCACGACGTCATCGACAATCTGGAGCGGGAGCTGCGCCGGAAACTGGGGGTGGAGGTGGTCATCCATATGGACCCCATCGCCGTGGGCGACCCCCGCACCGACGCCCTGAAGGCTCAGGTGACCGAGCTGGTCCGGCGAATCGATCCGGATATGACCATCCACGACTTCCGCATGACCGCCGGCCCCGAGCACACCAATCTTATCTTCGACGTGGCCGTGCCCTACCACTGCCGGCTGGAGGACGAGCAGGTCCAGGAGGCCATCGGCGCGGCGGTCAAGGCCCTGCCGGGAAACTATTATACGGTGGTCAGCGTGGACCACGTCTACGCCGACCATAAGGGCTGA
- a CDS encoding putative polysaccharide biosynthesis protein, translating into MARQEKKSTFFGGAAILAAGIAIVKIIGAIYKIPLGNILGDEGFGHFNNAYVIYNLLLMVSTAGLPVALSKTISEANALGRRNQVHRVFNVALVTFFLLGAVSFAVMFILAQPLANLQGDGMAVHAVQAIAPACFFVCVLSTFRGYAQGHSNMVPTAVSQVIEALGKLVIGLALAWLLVSRGATSSDSAAGAIFGVTSGAGICLIYLILDHIGRRRREIGRLDDQPEAHGTILRRLLVIAVPITICASVTPITSWLDTAQVQNILRDILQAQPAEWYDQAGVTDPVVAAYGAYQKAITIYNLPSSFMVAITASVVPAIAACRARRDFVGAGRIAESSMRIGMLLALPAGIGLLSLASPIMYLLYPGTDHAIADPSMMLLGVASIFVCIMLVCNSVLQASGFVNLPIVIMVAGCAAKLIVNNFMVRSVGAVGAAVGTLVCYVIVAVAELALIKRVIPAAPSYSRVFIKPTVAAAVMGAAVWAVYGLLHRFLGNTLSALGAIGVGVAVYFVLVVALHAISKDDLSLMPKGEKIAKILRL; encoded by the coding sequence TTGGCTAGACAAGAAAAAAAGAGCACCTTCTTCGGCGGAGCCGCCATCCTGGCGGCGGGTATCGCCATCGTCAAGATCATCGGGGCCATCTACAAGATTCCCCTGGGCAATATCTTGGGGGACGAGGGCTTCGGCCATTTCAACAACGCCTATGTCATCTACAACCTGCTGCTGATGGTGTCCACCGCGGGCCTGCCCGTGGCCCTGTCCAAGACCATCTCCGAGGCCAACGCTCTGGGCCGGCGGAATCAGGTCCACCGGGTGTTTAACGTGGCCCTGGTCACCTTCTTCCTCCTGGGCGCGGTGAGTTTTGCCGTCATGTTCATCCTGGCCCAGCCGCTGGCCAACCTCCAGGGCGACGGCATGGCGGTCCACGCCGTCCAGGCCATCGCGCCCGCCTGCTTCTTCGTCTGCGTACTGTCCACCTTCCGGGGCTACGCCCAGGGCCACTCCAACATGGTCCCTACCGCCGTGTCCCAGGTTATCGAGGCCCTGGGCAAGCTGGTCATCGGCCTGGCCCTGGCCTGGCTGCTGGTCAGCCGCGGCGCGACCAGCTCCGACTCCGCCGCCGGGGCCATTTTCGGTGTCACCAGCGGCGCGGGCATCTGCCTCATCTACCTGATCCTGGACCACATCGGCCGCCGCCGGCGGGAGATCGGGCGGCTGGACGACCAGCCGGAGGCCCACGGCACCATCCTCAGACGGCTGCTGGTCATCGCCGTGCCCATCACGATCTGCGCCTCCGTCACTCCCATCACCTCCTGGCTGGACACCGCCCAGGTGCAGAACATCCTTCGGGACATCCTGCAGGCCCAGCCCGCCGAGTGGTATGACCAGGCGGGGGTCACCGACCCGGTGGTGGCGGCCTACGGCGCCTATCAAAAGGCCATCACCATCTACAATCTGCCCTCCTCCTTCATGGTGGCCATCACGGCCAGCGTGGTCCCCGCCATCGCCGCCTGCCGGGCCCGGCGGGACTTCGTGGGGGCGGGACGGATTGCCGAGTCCTCCATGCGCATCGGTATGCTGCTGGCCCTGCCCGCCGGCATAGGGCTGCTCTCTCTGGCCAGCCCCATCATGTACCTGCTCTACCCCGGCACCGACCACGCCATTGCCGACCCGTCCATGATGCTGCTGGGCGTGGCCTCCATTTTCGTGTGTATCATGCTGGTGTGCAACTCGGTGCTCCAGGCCAGCGGCTTTGTCAACCTGCCCATCGTCATCATGGTGGCCGGCTGCGCCGCCAAGCTCATCGTAAACAATTTCATGGTGCGCAGCGTGGGCGCCGTGGGCGCCGCCGTGGGCACCCTGGTATGCTATGTCATCGTGGCCGTGGCCGAGCTTGCCCTCATTAAGCGGGTTATCCCAGCCGCGCCCAGCTACAGCCGGGTGTTCATCAAGCCCACGGTGGCTGCGGCCGTCATGGGCGCGGCGGTCTGGGCGGTCTACGGCCTGCTCCACCGTTTTCTGGGCAACACCCTGTCTGCTCTTGGCGCCATCGGCGTGGGGGTGGCGGTCTACTTTGTTTTGGTGGTGGCGCTGCATGCTATTTCCAAAGATGACCTGTCCCTGATGCCAAAAGGCGAGAAAATTGCGAAAATTTTGCGGCTCTAA
- a CDS encoding HU family DNA-binding protein yields the protein MNKAELINAAAEKSGLSKKDTESAINAAIEAIVECLANEDKVQLVGFGAFEVKKRAERIGRNPKTKESIKIPASKVPVFKPGKALKDAVAK from the coding sequence ATGAATAAGGCTGAACTGATTAATGCCGCTGCTGAGAAGTCTGGTCTGTCCAAGAAGGACACCGAGAGCGCCATCAATGCCGCCATCGAGGCCATTGTCGAGTGCCTGGCCAACGAGGACAAGGTGCAGCTGGTGGGCTTCGGCGCTTTCGAGGTGAAGAAGCGCGCCGAGCGCATCGGCCGTAACCCCAAGACCAAGGAGAGCATCAAGATCCCCGCCTCCAAGGTGCCCGTGTTCAAGCCCGGTAAGGCCCTGAAGGACGCCGTGGCCAAGTAA